A stretch of the Polaribacter pacificus genome encodes the following:
- the panC gene encoding pantoate--beta-alanine ligase: MQVFKKKNALKDCLSEFKANNYHVGFVPTMGALHEGHLSLISHSKKNNDITVVSIFVNPTQFDNTEDLEKYPKTLEEDLALLEKANCDIVFIPDAKEMYSDNIVSGTYSFDGLENQMEGKYRSGHFDGVATIVHAFFDLIKPTNAYFGEKDFQQLQIVKKLAEKKNLPLNVIGCPIFREKDGLAMSSRNVRLNPEQRAAAPFIYKLLKKVVLQAKKNTIEEISRQVEKEFETNELLNLEYFAIAEEDSLASPKEIDLSKKNRAFIAVHAGNIRLIDNISLS; this comes from the coding sequence ATGCAAGTTTTCAAAAAAAAGAACGCTTTAAAAGACTGTTTATCTGAATTTAAAGCAAACAATTATCATGTTGGTTTTGTACCAACCATGGGGGCACTCCATGAGGGACATCTATCTCTCATTAGCCATTCCAAAAAAAACAATGATATTACGGTAGTTAGTATTTTTGTTAATCCAACCCAATTTGACAATACAGAAGATCTTGAGAAGTATCCAAAAACCTTAGAAGAAGACTTGGCATTACTTGAAAAAGCAAACTGCGATATCGTATTTATACCTGATGCTAAAGAAATGTATTCAGACAACATTGTGTCAGGGACTTATTCTTTTGATGGGCTAGAGAATCAAATGGAAGGAAAGTATCGATCTGGTCATTTTGATGGGGTTGCTACCATCGTTCACGCCTTCTTTGACCTTATAAAACCAACCAATGCTTATTTTGGCGAAAAAGATTTTCAACAGCTACAAATCGTCAAAAAACTAGCAGAAAAAAAGAACTTACCTCTAAATGTTATTGGCTGTCCTATCTTTAGAGAAAAAGATGGATTGGCTATGAGTTCAAGAAATGTTCGTTTAAATCCAGAACAAAGAGCAGCAGCACCATTTATCTATAAATTGCTTAAAAAAGTTGTTTTACAGGCAAAAAAAAACACGATTGAAGAAATTTCACGTCAAGTTGAAAAGGAATTTGAAACAAATGAACTCTTAAATTTGGAGTACTTTGCCATCGCAGAAGAAGACAGTTTAGCTAGCCCTAAAGAAATTGATTTATCTAAAAAAAACAGAGCATTTATAGCGGTTCATGCCGGAAATATTCGCCTGATAGACAACATTTCGCTGTCCTAA
- the panD gene encoding aspartate 1-decarboxylase — translation MLVQVVKSKIHRVKVTGADLNYIGSITIDLDLMEAANIIEGEKVQIVNNNNGERLETYVIPGQRGSGEITLNGAAARKVAVGDVLILIAYALMDFEEAKVFKPSLVFPNEATNILN, via the coding sequence ATGTTAGTACAAGTTGTAAAATCTAAAATCCACCGTGTTAAAGTAACAGGAGCTGATTTAAATTATATCGGTAGCATTACCATTGATTTGGATTTAATGGAAGCCGCAAATATTATTGAAGGTGAGAAAGTTCAAATTGTTAATAACAACAATGGTGAACGCCTAGAAACCTACGTAATTCCCGGACAAAGAGGTAGTGGAGAAATCACTCTAAATGGTGCGGCTGCAAGAAAAGTTGCTGTGGGTGACGTCTTGATCTTAATTGCCTATGCTTTAATGGATTTTGAAGAAGCAAAAGTTTTTAAACCATCACTTGTGTTTCCTAATGAAGCAACCAATATTTTAAATTAG
- a CDS encoding lysylphosphatidylglycerol synthase transmembrane domain-containing protein encodes MSISTKKILKVSFPLLLGVFLVWYSLSKVSIDELVVYFKEANYLWVCFGLLFGILSHLSRAYRWKFMLEPLGYQPKFANSVMAVLVAYLVNYTIPRAGEVSRAAVMTNYEGIPFEKGFGTIVAERIADLIMMLLMVAITLFVQFDFIYDLLLKNFDPSKIILLGIVLILIVAIFIRFIKKAKSGFALKIKTFVGGLVEGVMSIFKMKKKWPFIFHTLFIWLMYVLMFWATIPAIDGLEVPIGGVLIGFIAGGTAIAATNAGVGSYPVAVALAFALFNIDNDKAFAFGWIMWSAQTAMVILFGGLSFLFLPIYNKNKS; translated from the coding sequence TTGAGCATTTCTACAAAAAAAATACTAAAAGTTAGTTTCCCTTTATTGTTAGGGGTTTTCTTGGTTTGGTATTCGCTCTCTAAAGTCTCCATTGATGAACTTGTCGTTTATTTTAAAGAAGCAAATTATCTATGGGTTTGTTTTGGTTTGTTATTTGGTATTTTAAGCCATTTGTCTCGAGCCTATCGTTGGAAATTTATGCTAGAGCCCTTAGGGTATCAGCCAAAATTTGCCAATAGCGTTATGGCCGTTTTAGTAGCTTATCTTGTTAATTATACCATTCCCAGAGCTGGAGAAGTATCTAGAGCTGCTGTAATGACCAATTATGAAGGCATTCCTTTTGAAAAAGGTTTTGGAACTATCGTTGCAGAAAGAATTGCCGATTTGATCATGATGCTGCTTATGGTAGCCATCACTTTGTTTGTTCAATTCGATTTTATTTACGATTTACTTCTTAAAAACTTTGACCCCAGTAAAATTATTTTACTTGGAATTGTTTTGATACTTATCGTTGCTATTTTTATTCGATTTATCAAAAAAGCAAAATCAGGTTTTGCTTTAAAAATAAAGACTTTTGTTGGAGGTCTAGTAGAAGGGGTGATGAGTATTTTTAAAATGAAGAAAAAATGGCCCTTTATATTTCATACACTCTTTATTTGGTTGATGTATGTACTAATGTTTTGGGCAACGATTCCAGCAATTGATGGGTTAGAAGTGCCTATTGGCGGTGTTTTAATCGGCTTTATTGCTGGTGGAACAGCAATTGCAGCTACCAATGCAGGTGTGGGTTCTTATCCAGTAGCCGTTGCCTTGGCTTTCGCCCTTTTTAATATAGACAATGACAAAGCATTTGCCTTTGGATGGATTATGTGGTCTGCACAAACTGCCATGGTCATCCTTTTTGGTGGCTTGTCTTTCTTATTTCTTCCGATTTACAACAAGAACAAAAGCTAA
- the radA gene encoding DNA repair protein RadA, which produces MAKTKTTFFCQNCGTQHAKWVGQCSACKEWNTIVEEVVQKEEKRSWKQSSSIKKTSKPLTIAQIESNPEERIQTKNKELDTVLGGGLVKGSVILLGGEPGIGKSTLILQIALSITQKVLYVSGEESQSQIKMRAERIQNQNENCFILTATNTQEIFKNIEEIQPDFLVIDSIQTLQTNTVEATPGSISQIRETTAELIQFAKETATPVLLIGHINKEGHIAGPKILEHMVDVVLQFEGDRNHTYRILRAQKNRFGSTSELGIYEMLSDGLREISNPSEILISKKDSDLSGSAIASTLEGVRPLMIEVQALVSTAVYGTPQRSTTGYNLKRLNMILAVLEKRAGFKLGAKDVFLNITGGIQVDDPAIDLAVVAAILSSNEDIAINPNVCFAAEVGLAGEIRPVSKIDQRIIEAEKLGYKTLVASKYNNISSKNHNIKLVLVGKIEEAFATLFA; this is translated from the coding sequence ATGGCCAAAACCAAAACAACTTTTTTTTGTCAAAACTGCGGAACCCAACATGCTAAATGGGTAGGACAATGTAGTGCTTGTAAAGAGTGGAATACCATTGTAGAAGAGGTTGTACAAAAAGAAGAAAAGCGGTCTTGGAAACAAAGTTCATCCATTAAAAAAACTTCAAAACCCTTAACTATTGCTCAAATTGAGAGCAATCCAGAAGAACGCATTCAGACAAAAAACAAAGAGCTTGACACTGTTTTAGGGGGTGGTCTAGTTAAAGGATCTGTGATTTTATTAGGAGGAGAACCAGGGATTGGAAAATCCACGCTTATTTTACAAATTGCCTTATCAATTACTCAAAAAGTACTTTATGTATCGGGTGAAGAAAGTCAGTCTCAAATCAAAATGAGAGCAGAAAGGATTCAAAATCAAAATGAAAATTGCTTTATTCTAACGGCTACAAATACCCAAGAAATTTTTAAAAATATTGAAGAAATTCAGCCTGATTTTTTAGTGATTGATTCTATCCAGACGCTCCAAACCAACACTGTAGAAGCAACCCCTGGAAGTATCTCTCAGATAAGAGAAACCACTGCAGAACTTATTCAATTTGCAAAAGAAACTGCAACCCCTGTTTTACTAATCGGGCACATTAACAAAGAGGGTCATATTGCGGGTCCAAAGATTTTGGAACATATGGTAGATGTCGTATTGCAATTTGAAGGAGATCGCAATCACACCTATCGAATTTTAAGAGCTCAAAAAAATAGGTTTGGATCTACGTCAGAATTGGGAATTTATGAAATGCTTTCTGACGGATTAAGAGAAATCTCCAACCCATCAGAGATCTTAATTTCAAAAAAAGATTCAGATTTAAGCGGCTCGGCAATTGCATCAACCTTAGAAGGAGTTAGACCATTAATGATCGAGGTTCAAGCTCTTGTAAGTACTGCTGTCTATGGAACCCCACAAAGATCTACAACGGGTTATAATCTTAAAAGGCTTAACATGATTCTGGCTGTTTTAGAAAAACGTGCTGGGTTTAAGTTAGGTGCCAAAGATGTCTTTTTAAACATCACAGGAGGGATTCAGGTAGATGACCCTGCAATTGATCTGGCTGTGGTCGCTGCTATTTTATCATCCAATGAAGACATTGCCATCAACCCAAATGTTTGTTTTGCTGCAGAAGTAGGTTTAGCAGGAGAAATTAGACCTGTCTCAAAAATTGATCAGCGAATTATTGAAGCAGAAAAATTAGGATATAAAACACTTGTTGCTTCCAAATACAACAATATAAGCTCAAAAAACCACAATATTAAATTAGTTTTAGTAGGTAAGATTGAAGAGGCTTTTGCGACCTTATTTGCATAA
- a CDS encoding uroporphyrinogen-III synthase: protein MKVKTILVSQPEPKTDASPYFELSEKQKVKIDFRSFIHVEGVEVKEVRAQKIDLSKFTAIILTSRNAVDNFFRIADEMRFKVPDSMKYFCQSEAVAYYLQKYVVYRKRKIYVGNRTFPELGKLIKKHKDEKFLLPSSDKLKPLIPEELNNLGVDWKQAILYKTVVSDLSDLEDVFYDILVFFSPSGIDSLFINFPDFKQNNTRIAAFGNTTIKAVTDAGLKCNIMAPAPESPSMTMALERYIKEVNGKK from the coding sequence ATGAAAGTGAAAACAATATTGGTCTCTCAACCTGAGCCAAAAACCGATGCATCACCTTACTTTGAGTTATCAGAAAAACAAAAAGTAAAAATTGACTTTAGATCTTTTATTCATGTTGAAGGTGTTGAAGTTAAAGAAGTAAGAGCTCAAAAAATTGATTTAAGCAAGTTTACCGCTATTATCCTTACAAGTAGAAATGCCGTAGATAATTTTTTTAGAATTGCAGATGAAATGCGATTTAAGGTGCCTGATTCAATGAAATATTTTTGTCAATCAGAGGCCGTTGCTTATTATTTACAAAAATATGTTGTCTATAGAAAACGTAAAATCTATGTAGGGAACAGAACCTTCCCAGAATTGGGAAAACTAATAAAAAAACACAAGGATGAAAAGTTTTTACTTCCTTCATCAGATAAATTAAAACCTTTAATTCCAGAAGAGTTAAACAATTTAGGTGTTGACTGGAAACAAGCAATACTTTATAAAACCGTTGTTAGTGACTTGTCTGACTTAGAAGATGTGTTTTATGATATTTTAGTGTTTTTTAGTCCTTCAGGAATTGATTCATTATTTATCAATTTCCCAGATTTTAAACAAAATAACACTCGAATTGCTGCTTTTGGAAACACCACCATTAAAGCGGTTACAGATGCAGGCTTAAAATGTAATATTATGGCCCCTGCTCCAGAATCACCATCCATGACGATGGCCTTAGAAAGGTATATCAAAGAAGTGAACGGAAAAAAATAA
- a CDS encoding DUF4271 domain-containing protein, with amino-acid sequence MQIANRVVESNNWVLLTLLFGLFLLFLLKKINAELLLNYSKAFFIKGFVEKKAQEKVSFFSLTSLLLFLFSGVVLALFSCLIAENFIRDQQVDFQFFIYILIGILLYILASYFIEYLVIRIFSLKNTLGYFMISKRIYLFTFSIWLFPFLILSFYSFSSGYVALAVAVFMFLLSLILIFSNNKNLIVSELFYFILYLCILKIAPLLFIYKIVF; translated from the coding sequence ATGCAGATAGCAAATAGGGTCGTAGAGTCAAACAATTGGGTGTTATTAACCCTTCTTTTTGGGCTGTTCTTGCTTTTTTTGCTAAAAAAAATAAATGCTGAGCTTTTGTTAAATTACAGCAAGGCATTTTTTATAAAGGGTTTTGTAGAAAAGAAAGCACAAGAGAAAGTAAGTTTTTTCTCGTTAACTAGCCTTTTATTATTTCTATTTTCAGGAGTTGTACTTGCCTTGTTTTCCTGTCTTATTGCAGAAAACTTTATACGAGATCAGCAGGTAGATTTTCAGTTTTTCATCTATATTTTGATTGGAATTCTACTTTATATTCTTGCTAGTTATTTCATAGAATATCTAGTGATACGAATCTTTTCATTGAAAAACACCTTGGGGTATTTTATGATTTCAAAAAGAATTTACCTGTTTACGTTTTCTATTTGGCTTTTCCCTTTTTTGATTCTTAGTTTTTATAGTTTTAGTTCTGGATATGTAGCGCTAGCCGTTGCTGTTTTTATGTTTTTACTGAGCCTGATTTTAATCTTCTCTAACAACAAAAACTTGATTGTAAGCGAGTTGTTTTATTTTATTTTGTACCTTTGCATACTTAAAATAGCGCCATTATTATTTATTTATAAAATAGTGTTTTAA
- a CDS encoding polyprenol monophosphomannose synthase translates to MSDVLVIIPTYNEKENIEAIIKAVFQQQKAFDILVVDDNSPDGTGQIVSNLQGEFADRLFLEERQGKNGLGTAYIHGFKWAIEKKYDYIIEMDADFSHNPEDLIRLYNACKIEGADLSIGSRYSKGVNVVNWPMKRVLLSYFASKYVRFITRMPIHDTTAGFVCYKRKVLETIQLDKIKFVGYAFQIEMKFKAWKHLFKIKEVSVIFTDRTLGESKMSGNIVYEALFGVIKMRFNGLPKNK, encoded by the coding sequence ATGTCAGACGTTTTAGTAATCATTCCAACCTATAACGAAAAAGAAAATATTGAAGCCATTATCAAGGCTGTTTTTCAACAGCAAAAGGCTTTTGATATTTTGGTTGTTGATGACAACTCCCCTGATGGAACTGGTCAAATTGTCAGCAACTTACAAGGTGAATTTGCCGATCGTTTATTTTTAGAAGAACGTCAAGGAAAAAATGGATTAGGTACCGCTTATATTCATGGTTTTAAATGGGCAATTGAAAAAAAATACGACTATATTATTGAGATGGATGCTGATTTTTCTCACAATCCTGAAGACTTAATTCGCTTATACAACGCCTGTAAAATAGAAGGAGCTGATTTGTCTATTGGCTCTAGATACTCAAAAGGTGTCAACGTTGTTAACTGGCCTATGAAACGTGTTTTATTGTCTTACTTTGCCTCTAAATACGTTCGTTTTATTACTAGAATGCCCATACATGATACTACTGCTGGTTTTGTTTGTTACAAGAGAAAAGTACTAGAAACCATCCAATTAGACAAAATAAAATTTGTTGGTTATGCCTTTCAAATTGAAATGAAGTTTAAAGCTTGGAAACATTTATTTAAAATAAAAGAAGTCTCAGTCATATTTACTGACCGAACTTTAGGAGAATCTAAAATGAGCGGTAATATCGTTTACGAAGCCCTCTTTGGGGTTATTAAAATGCGATTTAACGGATTGCCAAAAAACAAGTAA
- a CDS encoding dihydroorotase, with translation MSSTLIKNAKIVNENKIFFGDLLIENNLIKDIAVQIEPPKDAKIIDAHGAFLLPGLIDDQVHFREPGLTHKATIASESKAAVAGGITSFIEMPNTVPQATTQELLEEKFETAAKTSYANYSFMFGGTNDNLDEILKTNPKNVAGLKLFLGSSTGNMLVDNQEVLETIFSSTKLLIAVHCEDEATIKKNTEKYLAEFGEDIPIKYHPLIRSEEACYLSSSKAIELAKKTGARLHVFHLSTEKETHLFRNDIPLEEKQITAEVCIHHLWFTDNDYDEKGTLIKWNPAVKTEKDREGLWKALLDDRIDVIATDHAPHTLQEKSAIYTKAPSGGPLVQHALNAMLEKVKEGVISIEKVVEKMCHNPAKMFKIEKRGFIKKGYYADLVLVNPTHPYTVSKKNILYKCAWSPFEGHTFTSSVTHTFVNGNLIFDHGLFDESIKGQRLLFNR, from the coding sequence ATGAGTTCTACCCTTATCAAAAACGCAAAAATTGTCAACGAAAACAAGATTTTTTTTGGTGATTTACTTATAGAAAATAACCTTATTAAAGATATTGCGGTTCAAATTGAGCCTCCAAAAGATGCAAAGATAATTGATGCTCACGGAGCCTTTCTTTTGCCTGGGCTGATTGATGATCAGGTCCATTTTAGAGAGCCTGGACTAACACATAAAGCAACTATTGCCAGTGAGAGTAAAGCGGCTGTAGCTGGTGGAATCACTTCTTTTATAGAAATGCCCAATACGGTGCCTCAGGCAACTACCCAAGAACTCCTTGAAGAAAAATTTGAAACGGCGGCTAAAACATCGTATGCAAATTACTCTTTTATGTTTGGTGGGACCAATGACAACTTAGATGAAATTTTAAAAACCAACCCAAAAAATGTGGCTGGATTAAAATTGTTTTTAGGCTCCTCTACAGGAAACATGTTAGTTGACAACCAAGAAGTTCTTGAAACTATTTTTTCATCAACAAAATTATTGATTGCTGTGCATTGTGAAGATGAAGCAACGATTAAAAAAAATACTGAAAAATATCTAGCAGAATTTGGTGAAGATATCCCTATAAAATACCACCCGCTTATTCGCAGTGAAGAAGCCTGTTACCTTTCTTCTTCTAAAGCCATTGAGTTGGCAAAAAAAACAGGTGCACGTTTGCATGTTTTTCATCTGTCTACAGAAAAGGAAACACACTTGTTTAGAAATGATATCCCTTTAGAAGAGAAACAAATTACTGCCGAAGTCTGCATTCATCATTTGTGGTTTACAGATAACGATTATGATGAAAAAGGAACACTGATTAAATGGAATCCTGCTGTAAAAACAGAAAAAGATAGAGAGGGTTTGTGGAAGGCCTTATTAGACGATAGAATTGATGTGATTGCTACAGATCATGCGCCTCATACCTTGCAAGAAAAATCTGCAATTTATACCAAAGCTCCAAGTGGTGGTCCTTTGGTTCAACATGCTTTAAACGCCATGTTAGAAAAAGTTAAAGAAGGTGTAATAAGCATAGAAAAAGTGGTTGAAAAAATGTGTCACAACCCAGCTAAGATGTTTAAAATCGAAAAAAGAGGCTTTATTAAAAAAGGCTATTATGCCGATCTAGTTTTGGTCAATCCGACCCATCCATACACCGTTTCAAAAAAGAATATTTTGTATAAATGTGCCTGGTCTCCTTTTGAAGGACATACCTTTACATCAAGTGTTACCCACACCTTTGTAAATGGAAACCTTATCTTTGATCACGGCTTGTTTGATGAATCTATCAAAGGTCAAAGGCTCCTGTTTAATCGATAA
- a CDS encoding DUF4296 domain-containing protein, with protein sequence MKKIFLLFGLVFLLSCTSNTIYKKPKDLIPKDSMALLLTDLYIASSAYYEKNLDLAKNINYMPLLYQKYGIDSTRYKASNLYYVSIIDEYDEMIKLVNSNLMSRKKALEEAQKALTDSLTNSTLKKLNQK encoded by the coding sequence ATGAAAAAGATTTTCTTACTTTTTGGTTTGGTTTTTTTACTTTCTTGCACCAGTAACACCATCTATAAAAAACCGAAAGATTTAATTCCAAAAGACAGCATGGCGCTTTTGCTGACAGACTTATATATAGCATCATCAGCCTATTATGAAAAAAATTTAGACTTAGCAAAAAACATAAACTACATGCCTTTACTATATCAAAAGTATGGTATAGATAGCACTCGTTATAAAGCAAGTAACTTGTACTATGTGTCTATTATTGATGAGTATGATGAAATGATTAAGTTGGTCAATAGCAATTTGATGTCAAGAAAAAAAGCACTTGAAGAGGCACAAAAAGCCCTAACAGATTCGCTGACAAACAGTACTCTTAAAAAGTTAAATCAGAAATAA
- a CDS encoding NAD-dependent epimerase/dehydratase family protein, whose protein sequence is MILVTGGTGLVGSHLLYELVTKNKKVRAIYRTNKSKETVLKIFSYYSQDALKLMNTIDWVEADITDIPSLEAAFKEVTHVYHCAAVVSFDPKKYRTLRQVNIEGTANIVNCCIKKNITKLCYISSIATLGNMPNNPVHTEENEWNKEDYNSGYAITKHGAEMEVWRGSQEGIDMVIVNPGVILGPGIWDDNTGEFFSKTAKGFKFYTEGTTGFVGVYDVVRAMCILMDSTVINERFVLVSENKSYREIANSIAGHLKVKPPNLKASKLLTAIFWRLNYLWSKLTGAPQVLTKNTAASLHSKTAYSSKKIVDTGLFSFTPVEKDIERICSYYQADNE, encoded by the coding sequence ATGATTTTAGTGACTGGAGGAACAGGATTGGTAGGGTCACACCTTTTGTATGAGTTGGTGACTAAAAATAAAAAAGTTAGAGCCATATACAGAACAAATAAGAGTAAAGAAACGGTCTTAAAAATCTTTTCTTATTATAGCCAGGATGCTTTAAAGTTGATGAATACGATTGATTGGGTAGAAGCAGACATCACAGACATTCCTTCTTTAGAAGCTGCCTTTAAAGAGGTAACGCATGTTTATCATTGTGCTGCTGTAGTTTCATTTGACCCAAAAAAATATCGAACATTGAGACAAGTCAATATAGAGGGAACTGCTAATATTGTCAATTGTTGTATTAAAAAAAATATCACCAAGCTTTGTTATATCAGTTCTATAGCTACTTTAGGAAATATGCCTAACAATCCGGTGCATACCGAAGAAAATGAATGGAATAAAGAAGATTATAATAGTGGATATGCCATTACCAAACACGGAGCCGAAATGGAAGTTTGGCGAGGGAGTCAAGAGGGTATAGATATGGTTATTGTCAATCCGGGTGTTATTTTAGGACCTGGTATTTGGGATGATAATACCGGTGAATTTTTTAGTAAAACAGCCAAAGGATTTAAGTTTTATACCGAAGGAACTACTGGTTTTGTCGGAGTTTATGATGTCGTAAGAGCTATGTGTATACTTATGGATAGTACTGTTATTAATGAGCGATTTGTATTGGTATCAGAAAACAAATCCTATCGAGAAATCGCCAACAGTATAGCAGGGCATTTAAAGGTAAAGCCGCCCAATTTAAAAGCATCAAAATTACTTACGGCAATTTTTTGGAGGCTCAATTACCTCTGGTCTAAACTTACAGGAGCACCACAGGTATTAACTAAAAACACAGCAGCTTCCTTACATAGTAAAACTGCGTATTCTTCAAAAAAAATAGTAGATACAGGACTTTTTAGCTTTACGCCAGTAGAAAAAGATATAGAACGCATTTGCAGCTACTACCAAGCAGATAATGAATAA
- the tyrS gene encoding tyrosine--tRNA ligase: protein MTNFVEELRWRGLLHDIMPETEEYLLKHQTTGYIGFDPTADSLHIGSLVQIIILMHFQRCGHNSIALVGGATGMVGDPSGKSAERNLLNEETLAKNIAGVKGQLERFLNFDKSTIDNPAELVNNYDWMKEISLIEFVRDTGKHITVNYMMAKDSVKKRLNGEYAEGMSFTEFTYQLFQGYDFYHLYKEKNCKLQMGGSDQWGNITTGTELIRRKAQGKAYAITVPLVTKADGTKFGKTEGGNVWLDAQRTSPYKFYQYWLNSSDEDAEKYIKIFTFLDKDSIEALIEEHKEQPHLRLLQKKVGEEVTIMTHGKDAYENALKASNILFGKSTADDLKSLDEQTFLDVFEGVPQAVISKEDIDSGLDMIAALAAKTNFLNSNGDARRALKENAISVNKEKVGEDYLIRTSDLIAQKYVLLQRGKKSYFFLQLAN from the coding sequence ATGACAAATTTTGTAGAAGAATTACGTTGGCGAGGATTGCTACACGACATCATGCCAGAAACCGAAGAGTATTTGCTAAAACATCAAACCACAGGATATATTGGCTTTGATCCCACTGCAGATTCTCTACATATTGGTAGTTTGGTACAAATTATTATTTTGATGCATTTTCAACGATGCGGACACAATTCTATCGCATTGGTAGGTGGTGCAACAGGAATGGTTGGAGATCCTTCTGGGAAATCTGCAGAGCGAAACTTGTTAAACGAAGAAACACTAGCTAAAAACATTGCTGGTGTAAAAGGGCAATTAGAACGCTTTTTAAATTTTGACAAAAGTACCATTGATAACCCAGCAGAATTGGTCAACAATTATGATTGGATGAAAGAAATTTCTCTTATTGAATTTGTTAGAGATACTGGAAAACATATCACCGTAAATTATATGATGGCTAAAGATTCTGTAAAGAAAAGGCTTAATGGTGAATATGCAGAAGGGATGAGCTTTACTGAGTTTACCTATCAGTTATTCCAAGGATATGACTTTTACCACTTGTACAAAGAAAAGAATTGCAAATTGCAAATGGGTGGTTCTGATCAGTGGGGAAATATTACCACAGGTACAGAACTTATCAGAAGAAAAGCACAAGGAAAAGCCTATGCCATTACAGTACCGCTTGTTACCAAAGCTGATGGTACAAAATTTGGAAAAACTGAAGGAGGAAATGTTTGGTTAGATGCTCAAAGAACTTCTCCATATAAATTTTACCAATATTGGTTAAACTCTAGTGATGAAGATGCAGAAAAGTATATTAAAATATTTACTTTTTTAGACAAAGACAGCATTGAAGCCCTTATAGAAGAGCATAAAGAACAGCCTCATCTTCGTTTGTTACAAAAGAAAGTTGGTGAAGAAGTTACCATTATGACCCATGGAAAAGACGCTTATGAAAATGCCCTTAAAGCGTCTAATATCTTGTTTGGAAAATCCACTGCTGATGATTTAAAAAGCTTAGATGAACAAACCTTTTTAGATGTTTTTGAAGGAGTTCCTCAAGCTGTAATTTCTAAAGAAGACATTGATTCTGGTTTAGATATGATTGCTGCATTGGCTGCAAAAACAAACTTTTTAAACTCAAATGGAGACGCGAGAAGAGCATTAAAAGAAAATGCAATTTCTGTCAATAAAGAAAAGGTTGGTGAGGATTACCTGATCAGAACTTCTGATTTAATCGCACAAAAATACGTGCTTTTGCAACGTGGTAAAAAAAGCTACTTTTTCTTACAGCTTGCAAACTAA
- a CDS encoding YHS domain-containing (seleno)protein, protein MKHLLLFLCIGLSTSLFAQHDYNTKKGFVAEGYDVVSYFSQKAEKGNKKFSTTYEGAKFQFVNKENLEKFKKAPKKYVPQYGGYCAYAIGKSAEKVSINPKTFEIRDGKLYLFYNSWGTNTQELWIKEGAKALQESADKNWKKLSKEN, encoded by the coding sequence ATGAAACACTTACTTCTTTTTTTATGTATTGGACTTTCAACAAGTCTTTTTGCCCAGCACGATTATAACACCAAAAAAGGATTTGTAGCAGAAGGCTATGATGTGGTATCGTATTTTAGTCAAAAGGCAGAAAAGGGAAACAAAAAGTTTAGCACCACCTATGAAGGCGCAAAATTTCAGTTTGTCAATAAAGAAAATTTAGAGAAATTTAAAAAAGCACCTAAAAAGTATGTTCCTCAATACGGTGGATATTGTGCTTATGCGATAGGGAAAAGCGCAGAGAAAGTGTCTATTAACCCTAAAACATTTGAGATTAGAGACGGAAAACTGTACTTGTTTTACAATTCATGGGGAACAAACACCCAAGAACTCTGGATTAAAGAAGGGGCAAAAGCACTTCAAGAAAGCGCAGATAAAAACTGGAAAAAACTAAGCAAAGAAAATTAA